One window of Centropristis striata isolate RG_2023a ecotype Rhode Island chromosome 21, C.striata_1.0, whole genome shotgun sequence genomic DNA carries:
- the dclre1a gene encoding DNA cross-link repair 1A protein, giving the protein MSQKDDSEDDIWEYKPLEKKKKRTESAIVTKRCTVRKKSKRDPSFPLKSPDKKVKKTAERGECSSVVNGHGASETDNKPSKSSTTTDTEPTDDAAAEGPTSGDFCPMCQMPFSILVVQTQRWHVAECLDTPRDTCKECPDGLQCFSTIPNHYKKFNHSFLAHSRANGDTVLLSLSQQAETSGNTSCPPGLINNEVDDPFLESSQDSAVSLSAVSNHSVSPQSSLTGTPPSKLTNGLLLLRSPGPEDFKKKKGWSSATKSRKSLSSSQESRTELSSTPVKAEKERQVSPKSEPFPDIDDAISYSPLSEFPAETEVNSSECRKALFNNDAFENDDEKSMVLFSDGFSSEDELLSEFIDNLETNNVQAKEPASLNTQLESVTSPTPTNQLAASAGAHFTGEKKAHGQSTSAISSCKSSIQSPQSIVLERLKETLLSSDLKSLNDSSIPVPSQTSIVQRSQTMPPQKGQSKAGQASCLKQTDIGVFFGLKPLKEKVKVAESGPNELNTTSLGENSGRRRQRMDRQRKSKADTTADTAQGSVAVGNVVDAQGEAGKGKARGWRGRRWNRGNADGEVEPRRCPFYKKIPGTKFVIDAFQYGEIEGITAYFLTHFHSDHYGGLTKKFTFPIYCNKITGNLVKSKLKVAEQHVNILPMNTQVTVEGVEVILLEANHCPGAAMLLFFLPDGQTVLHTGDFRADPSMETYPELLSCRVQTLYLDTTYCSPEYTFPRQQEVINFAASTAFELVTLNPRTLVVCGSYSVGKEKVFLALAEVLGSKVCLSRDKYNTMCCLESEQVRQRITTDWKAAQVHVLPMMQLSFKKLQDHLARFSDRYDQLVAFKPTGWTFSQQMDSVADIQPQTSGNISIYGIPYSEHSSFLELKRFVQWLQPLKIIPTVNVGNWASRKAMEKCFSEWLMETRAKL; this is encoded by the exons ATGTCACAGAAAGACGACTCTGAGGATGACATTTGGGAGTATAAACCTcttgagaagaaaaagaagagaaccGAATCAGCAATTGTGACTAAAAGATGTACTgtcagaaaaaaatccaaaagagaCCCTTCTTTCCCCCTCAAGTCACCtgacaagaaagtgaagaagaCAGCTGAGAGAGGAGAGTGCAGTTCTGTTGTTAACGGACATGGCGCTTCAGAGACAGATAATAAACCCTCAAAGTCATCTACTACTACTGACACAGAGCCAACAGACGATGCTGCTGCCGAGGGACCAACCTCTGGAGACTTCTGCCCCATGTGTCAGATGCCCTTTTCCATTTTGGTGGTACAGACTCAAAGATGGCATGTTGCTGAATGTCTTGACACCCCCAGGGACACATGCAAAG AATGTCCAGACGGCCTCCAGTGCTTCTCCACCATTCCAAACCATTACAAGAAATTCAACCACTCTTTCCTGGCCCATAGTCGAGCAAACGGTGACACAGTCCTCCTCAGTTTGTCCCAGCAGGCAGAGACCAGCGGGAACACCAGTTGTCCCCCAGGACTGATAAACAATGAGGTGGATGACCCTTTTTTAGAGAGTTCACAGGATAGTGCTGTCAGTCTTTCTGCTGTATCCAATCATAGTGTCTCCCCTCAAAGTAGTCTCACTGGAACACCTCCGTCTAAGCTTACAAATGGACTTCTATTACTGCGCTCACCTGGACCGGaggattttaagaaaaagaaaggctGGTCATCAGCTACTAAAAGCCGAAAGTCTCTCAGTTCCTCACAAGAAAGTAGAACAGAGCTTTCATCCACTCCTGTCAaggcagagaaagaaagacaagtTTCACCCAAAAGTGAACCTTTCCCTGACATCGATGATGCAATATCATATTCTCCTCTTTCTGAGTTCCCTGCAGAGACTGAAGTCAATAGTAGTGAATGTCGGAAAGCCCTTTTTAATAATGATGCGTttgaaaatgatgatgaaaagtCAATGGTGCTGTTCAGTGATGGTTTCTCAAGTGAAGATGAGCTCCTCTCTGAATTTATAGATAATTTAGAAACCAATAATGTGCAGGCAAAGGAGCCTGCTTCCTTAAACACCCAGCTGGAGTCAGTTACCTCACCGACGCCCACTAATCAGCTAGCTGCCTCTGCAGGTGCTCATTTCACAGGTGAAAAAAAGGCTCACGGTCAATCTACCAGTGCCATCAGTTCATGTAAAAGCAGCATTCAGTCCCCTCAAAGTATTGTTTTAGAGCGCCTGAAAGAAACTCTTTTAAGCTCAGATTTGAAAAGCTTGAATGACAGCAGTATTCCAGTGCCTTCACAAACCTCTATTGTCCAAAGATCTCAAACAATGCCTCCACAGAAGGGCCAGAGCAAGGCAGGTCAGGCTTCCTGTCTGAAGCAGACTGACATCGGAGTGTTTTTTGGCCTCAAACCCCTCAAAGAGAAGGTGAAAGTGGCTGAAAGTGGACCAAATGAACTCAACACTACCTCTCTTGGTGAGAACTCAGGTCGGAGACGACAAAGAATGGACAGGCAAAGAAAAAGTAAGGCTGACACAACTGCGGATACTGCACAGGGCTCAGTGGCTGTAGGTAATGTGGTGGATGCTCAGGGAGAAGCTGGGAAAGGTAAAGCGAGAGGATGGAGAGGAAGACGATGGAACAGAGGGAACGCTGATGGAGAAGTGGAGCCACGGCGTTGTCCCTTCTACAAGAAGATTCCTG GCACAAAGTTCGTCATAGACGCCTTTCAGTATGGAGAGATCGAGGGCATCACTGCCTACTTCCTAACACATTTCCACTCCGACCACTATGGAGGGttgaccaaaaaattcacatttcCAATCTACTGTAacaaa ATTACAGGGAACCTTGTGAAGAGCAAGTTGAAGGTGGCAGAGCAGCATGTCAACATCCTCCCCATGAACACCCAGGTCACTGTGGAGGGAGTCGAGGTCATCCTCCTGGAAGCCAACCA TTGTCCCGGAGCTGCCATGCTGCTGTTCTTCCTGCCTGATGGACAGACAGTCCTCCACACCGGAGACTTCAGAGCTGATCCCTCAATGGAGACCTACCCGGAGTTACTAAGCTGCAGGGTGCAAACACTATACTTGGACACCAC CTACTGCAGCCCTGAGTACACCTTCCCCAGACAGCAAGAAGTCATCAACTTTGCAGCCAGCACAGCGTTTGAACTGGTGACACTCAACCCACGGACACTTGTGGTGTGTGGATCCTACTCTGTGGGAAAAGAGAAGGTGTTTCTGG CACTGGCAGAGGTCCTGGGGTCTAAAGTGTGCCTCTCTAGAGACAAATACAACACCATGTGCTGTCTGGAATCGGAGCAAGTTAGACAACGTATAACCACCGACTGGAAGGCAGCCCAGGTCCATGTGCTGCCCATGATGCAGCTCTCCTTCAAA AAACTGCAGGATCACCTGGCACGCTTCTCAGACCGATATGATCAGCTGGTGGCCTTCAAGCCCACAGGCTGGACCTTCAGCCAGCAGATGGATTCAGTGGCAGATATTCAGCCTCAGACCAGTGGCAACATCTCTATCTATg GAATACCATACAGTGAACACAGCAGCTTTCTGGAGTTGAAGCGTTTCGTCCAGTGGCTTCAGCCCCTGAAGATCATACCGACGGTCAACGTTGGCAACTGGGCTAGCAGGAAGGCCATGGAGAAGTGCTTCAGTGAGTGGCTCATGGAAACCAGAGCTAAACTGTAG